In the genome of Streptomyces collinus, one region contains:
- a CDS encoding pentapeptide repeat-containing protein has product MPTEDETVLLQGPARWNEHARRRRAQGPFRPDLRKARLHGADLQGAELADADFTDAVLTESYLMSADLRGANLEGADLCEAYLILAELNDCRLVGANLDGADLSGADLTGAVLDPGFRRTAVISDYLTIWP; this is encoded by the coding sequence ATGCCCACCGAGGACGAGACCGTACTGCTCCAGGGCCCGGCGCGATGGAACGAGCACGCCCGCCGGCGCCGGGCGCAGGGCCCCTTCCGGCCCGACCTGCGCAAGGCACGGCTGCACGGCGCCGACCTGCAGGGCGCCGAGCTCGCCGACGCGGACTTCACCGACGCCGTGCTGACCGAGTCGTATCTGATGTCGGCGGACCTCAGGGGCGCGAATCTCGAAGGCGCCGATCTGTGCGAGGCGTACCTCATCCTGGCCGAGCTGAACGACTGCCGCCTCGTGGGCGCGAACCTCGACGGCGCGGACCTCAGCGGCGCCGATCTGACCGGCGCGGTCCTCGACCCGGGCTTCCGGCGGACTGCCGTGATCTCGGACTACCTCACGATCTGGCCATAG
- a CDS encoding BtrH N-terminal domain-containing protein, protein MNETGRYAHRRGIHCESACQCAVLAAGGYDVDEEIVFGLDGGFGFSFFPANGNAPDIVVGKQAIMPLRAARLMGVEVATHTPKSGDGLAKLLASAPAVMTRVDLGLLPYWGLEGRTSFGGYFVNVVRPLGADAFEVSDPAFDAPVTVSAGELQAARSSRNSPPLNPDWKVYVFGAPRRTPQLDRVGPVAVRTLCREILKPGSRNLGIPGMKLLATTAASWPQSKHGEVEDVDLTGRVVRTDALARQLLHLGRQIESFGTGGGLFRPMIGRYLTRVADSTGETRYADAASQFLDSGRLWSNLGSALLTAGTATARDDLKTLVDAVADTARSAMDVEKRALTALTTL, encoded by the coding sequence ATGAACGAGACCGGCCGCTACGCCCACCGGCGGGGCATCCACTGCGAGTCGGCCTGCCAATGCGCCGTCCTCGCGGCCGGCGGCTACGACGTCGACGAGGAGATCGTGTTCGGGCTGGACGGAGGCTTCGGTTTCTCGTTCTTCCCCGCGAACGGCAACGCGCCGGACATCGTCGTCGGCAAGCAGGCGATCATGCCGCTCCGGGCGGCACGGCTGATGGGCGTCGAGGTCGCCACGCACACGCCGAAGTCCGGTGACGGCCTGGCCAAGCTGCTCGCATCGGCACCGGCCGTCATGACCCGGGTGGACCTCGGCCTGCTTCCGTACTGGGGTCTGGAGGGCCGCACCTCCTTCGGCGGATACTTCGTCAACGTGGTCCGCCCGCTCGGCGCCGACGCCTTCGAGGTGTCGGATCCGGCGTTCGACGCACCCGTCACCGTGAGCGCGGGGGAGCTGCAGGCGGCCCGGTCCAGCCGCAACTCGCCGCCGCTGAACCCGGACTGGAAGGTGTACGTCTTCGGCGCGCCGAGGCGAACTCCGCAACTGGACCGTGTCGGACCGGTGGCCGTCCGCACCCTGTGCCGCGAGATCCTCAAGCCGGGCAGCCGGAACCTCGGCATACCCGGGATGAAGCTGCTGGCCACGACGGCGGCATCCTGGCCGCAGTCCAAACACGGCGAGGTCGAGGACGTGGACCTGACCGGCCGCGTGGTGCGGACCGATGCGCTGGCGCGTCAACTGCTGCACCTGGGGCGGCAGATCGAGTCCTTCGGCACCGGCGGCGGGCTGTTCCGCCCGATGATCGGCCGCTACCTGACGAGGGTCGCCGACAGCACCGGCGAGACCCGCTACGCCGACGCGGCCTCGCAGTTCCTCGACAGCGGCCGGCTCTGGTCGAACCTGGGATCCGCCCTGCTGACAGCGGGGACCGCCACCGCACGCGACGATCTCAAGACGCTCGTGGACGCAGTGGCGGACACGGCCCGGTCCGCGATGGACGTCGAGAAGCGGGCGCTGACCGCGCTCACCACTCTGTAG
- a CDS encoding DNA alkylation repair protein: MINVPTAAHELSKTLAAQADPDFAVRMQRYFPHEIRALGVGNAAVAQIATDYFRDRRDTPAATRLLLAEELLARAEYHEEVLLGFAVLHKVARTGLGEELPDRCRHWLETYVSNWAQCDDMCLKLLYPFFLGHLELLPRTRSWIESASPWARRAANVAVVKFVRRKVGRTVFELPLSHVLDNCVRLMHDDDTYVQKGSGWLLKVTAEVHPDEVAEFLRTWHTEMPRDTFRYAVEKMDPRLRRSLMALGQG, encoded by the coding sequence GTGATCAATGTTCCAACCGCCGCGCACGAACTGTCGAAGACACTCGCGGCCCAGGCAGACCCGGACTTCGCGGTGCGCATGCAGCGCTACTTCCCGCACGAGATCCGGGCCCTCGGGGTCGGCAACGCCGCGGTCGCCCAGATCGCCACCGACTACTTCCGTGACCGGCGCGACACCCCCGCGGCGACACGGCTGCTCCTCGCGGAGGAGCTGCTGGCGCGTGCCGAGTACCACGAGGAGGTGCTCCTGGGCTTCGCGGTCCTGCACAAGGTCGCCAGGACCGGACTCGGCGAGGAGCTTCCGGACCGCTGCCGGCACTGGCTGGAGACGTACGTGTCCAACTGGGCCCAGTGCGACGACATGTGCCTGAAACTGCTGTACCCGTTCTTCCTCGGGCACCTGGAGCTGCTTCCGCGGACCCGGAGCTGGATCGAGTCCGCCTCCCCGTGGGCCAGACGCGCCGCGAACGTGGCCGTCGTGAAGTTCGTCCGGCGCAAGGTGGGCCGTACCGTCTTCGAGCTGCCGCTGTCGCACGTCCTCGACAACTGCGTCCGGCTGATGCACGACGACGACACCTATGTGCAGAAGGGCTCGGGCTGGCTGCTCAAGGTCACCGCCGAGGTCCATCCCGACGAGGTGGCCGAGTTCCTGCGCACCTGGCACACGGAGATGCCCCGCGACACGTTCCGGTACGCGGTGGAGAAGATGGACCCGCGGCTGCGCCGGTCCTTGATGGCACTGGGACAGGGGTGA
- a CDS encoding B12-binding domain-containing radical SAM protein: protein MRVLLISTNKIRVPRPALPIGMAYISAALKHAGHQVDVLDLLWESRELKAVREKLTTGTYDVVGIAVRNLDNLTFIDPVFFGPMTEKIVQCVRKYTSATVVLGGSGFSVEPLSFFEYAQPDYGIAGEGEAGIVQLLDYLESGGRRESISGLCYLDDNGKFCQNQSSQAFDLGALEPDRSVYDPRYFEEGVSAASDLTRDHQPAIETLQTKRGCKLFCSYCIIRKTEGKGDRFKEPAEVVGEIQRAMAENPAVREFEIVDATFNYPMEYAAEVCEEMIRAKLDVPWYCQLTPNAVTPEFVKLLHAAGCIRVDLGTDALTDEALADLMKGFDMARVLEIDRLFTASPIEHTHCIFLGGPGETPQALRESIRFTERFLNPAQIYANLGIRILSGTKLQRQAVKAGILREGQGTFVPAFYVEPAILADRDTLDFVRDAYLSHKNWYLWWGLGGQNLTDRSTETVQAVADMHQEYEYVMQGKPRLERAPKPVTAQPLKLTIGTK from the coding sequence ATGCGCGTACTGCTCATCTCCACCAACAAGATCCGGGTGCCGCGGCCGGCGCTGCCCATCGGCATGGCCTACATCAGCGCCGCGCTCAAGCACGCCGGACACCAGGTCGACGTCCTCGACCTGCTCTGGGAGTCCCGGGAGCTCAAGGCGGTCCGGGAGAAGCTGACCACCGGGACGTACGACGTCGTCGGCATCGCCGTGCGCAACCTGGACAACCTGACGTTCATCGACCCGGTCTTCTTCGGCCCGATGACCGAGAAGATCGTCCAGTGCGTGCGCAAGTACACCAGCGCCACCGTCGTCCTCGGCGGCTCCGGCTTCTCCGTCGAGCCGCTGTCGTTCTTCGAGTACGCCCAGCCGGACTACGGCATCGCCGGTGAGGGCGAGGCCGGCATCGTCCAACTGCTGGACTACCTGGAGTCCGGCGGGCGGCGGGAGTCGATATCGGGGCTCTGCTACCTCGACGACAACGGCAAGTTCTGCCAGAACCAGTCGAGTCAGGCATTCGACCTGGGCGCGCTCGAACCCGACCGGTCCGTGTACGACCCCCGGTACTTCGAGGAGGGCGTCTCGGCGGCCTCCGACCTCACCCGCGACCACCAGCCGGCCATCGAGACCCTGCAGACCAAACGGGGCTGCAAGCTGTTCTGCTCCTACTGCATCATCCGCAAGACCGAGGGCAAGGGCGACCGGTTCAAGGAACCGGCCGAGGTCGTCGGCGAGATCCAGCGGGCGATGGCGGAGAACCCGGCCGTGCGGGAGTTCGAGATCGTCGACGCGACCTTCAACTACCCGATGGAGTACGCGGCCGAGGTGTGCGAGGAGATGATCCGCGCCAAGCTCGACGTGCCGTGGTACTGCCAGCTGACACCGAACGCGGTCACACCGGAGTTCGTGAAGCTGCTGCACGCGGCCGGCTGCATCCGGGTGGACCTCGGCACCGACGCGCTCACCGACGAGGCCCTGGCGGACCTGATGAAGGGCTTCGACATGGCCCGGGTCCTGGAGATCGACCGCCTCTTCACGGCCAGTCCGATCGAGCACACCCACTGCATCTTCCTCGGCGGGCCGGGGGAGACCCCTCAGGCACTGAGGGAGTCGATCCGCTTCACCGAGCGGTTCCTGAACCCGGCCCAGATCTACGCCAACCTCGGCATCCGGATCCTCAGCGGCACCAAGCTCCAGCGCCAGGCCGTCAAGGCGGGCATCCTGCGGGAGGGCCAGGGCACGTTCGTCCCCGCCTTCTACGTGGAGCCGGCGATCCTCGCCGACCGGGACACGCTCGACTTCGTCCGCGACGCCTACCTGAGCCACAAGAACTGGTACCTGTGGTGGGGCCTCGGCGGGCAGAATCTGACGGACCGTTCGACGGAAACCGTCCAGGCCGTGGCCGACATGCACCAGGAGTACGAGTACGTCATGCAAGGCAAGCCCCGGCTGGAACGCGCACCGAAGCCGGTGACCGCCCAGCCGCTCAAACTCACGATCGGCACCAAGTGA
- a CDS encoding carbon-nitrogen hydrolase family protein, giving the protein MPGTKIAVVQMESKLGKPEQNLRRAEHYIGEAVAQGADLICLPEAFSTSGNILEVADVSVTIPGPETDFLREQAKQAGVHLVAGLLERGDDGKYYSTSVLCGPEGTILGHYRRVHCHELEARYLSGGSEYPVFDVEFGRIGLMQGYDINFPEVAREYCRRGVDIIVCSALVPEMFAYVANMRLPVRAVDAECIVAFASGIGNNLYAGFGYMGRSQVLADPLFLEAERFDFVDGDERMVDLGKEPGVGVVEVDLERMRRYRTKATLSGDLQPATYWQS; this is encoded by the coding sequence ATGCCCGGGACGAAGATCGCCGTCGTCCAGATGGAGTCGAAGCTCGGCAAGCCGGAGCAGAACCTGCGCCGCGCCGAGCACTACATCGGTGAGGCCGTCGCGCAGGGAGCGGACCTGATCTGCCTGCCCGAGGCATTCTCCACCTCCGGCAACATCCTGGAGGTCGCGGACGTGTCGGTGACCATACCGGGGCCGGAGACCGACTTCCTGCGCGAGCAGGCGAAGCAGGCCGGCGTGCACCTCGTGGCCGGCCTGCTGGAGCGCGGCGACGACGGCAAGTACTACAGCACATCGGTGCTGTGCGGCCCCGAGGGAACGATCCTCGGCCACTACCGGCGCGTGCACTGCCACGAACTGGAGGCCCGCTACCTCAGCGGAGGGTCCGAATACCCCGTCTTCGACGTCGAGTTCGGGCGGATCGGCCTGATGCAGGGCTACGACATCAACTTCCCCGAGGTCGCGCGGGAGTACTGCCGCCGCGGCGTCGACATCATCGTGTGCTCCGCGCTGGTCCCCGAGATGTTCGCGTACGTGGCGAACATGCGCCTGCCGGTCCGGGCCGTGGACGCCGAATGCATCGTCGCGTTCGCCTCCGGCATCGGCAACAACCTGTACGCCGGCTTCGGCTACATGGGGCGCAGCCAGGTCCTGGCGGACCCGCTGTTCCTGGAAGCCGAACGATTCGACTTCGTCGACGGCGACGAACGGATGGTGGACCTCGGCAAGGAGCCCGGTGTCGGCGTCGTCGAGGTCGACCTGGAGCGCATGCGCCGCTACCGCACCAAAGCCACCCTGAGCGGCGACCTGCAGCCGGCGACGTACTGGCAGTCCTGA
- a CDS encoding class I SAM-dependent methyltransferase, whose product MTTTEARLLNLTERVPQASPHDDIDKVRFYDLGMRRSALMAYKRPSDRIMANVRDGMTDLVEVGFNTGLLSLHVAGKLPDLAVSGVEENQNLVDVAEDNLTLAVWANSAGDVEFEMAKLNRLPFPDDSADIVFSFSSLHRWRRPVETLKECARICKPDGVVIIEDMNRHAEEGHITFILQFVKEGGDEFMRSLQAAYTRDEAAELLKEAGLADWQVVEEDLGLVISSRPLEPVST is encoded by the coding sequence GTGACCACCACTGAGGCCCGACTGCTGAACCTGACCGAGCGGGTGCCGCAGGCGTCCCCGCACGACGACATCGACAAGGTCCGCTTCTACGACCTCGGCATGCGCCGCTCCGCGCTGATGGCGTACAAGCGGCCGAGCGACCGCATCATGGCCAACGTCCGCGACGGGATGACCGACCTGGTCGAGGTCGGCTTCAACACCGGCCTGCTGTCCCTCCACGTGGCGGGCAAGCTGCCCGACCTGGCGGTGTCCGGAGTGGAGGAGAACCAGAACCTCGTCGACGTCGCCGAGGACAACCTGACGCTGGCCGTCTGGGCCAACAGCGCCGGTGACGTGGAGTTCGAGATGGCCAAGCTGAACCGGCTGCCCTTCCCGGACGACTCCGCCGACATCGTCTTCTCGTTCTCCTCGCTGCACCGCTGGCGACGGCCGGTCGAGACGCTGAAGGAGTGCGCCCGGATCTGCAAGCCCGACGGTGTCGTGATCATCGAGGACATGAACCGGCATGCCGAGGAGGGCCACATCACCTTCATCCTCCAGTTCGTGAAGGAGGGCGGCGACGAGTTCATGCGCTCGTTGCAGGCCGCCTACACCCGGGACGAGGCGGCCGAGCTGCTCAAGGAGGCCGGCCTGGCGGACTGGCAGGTCGTCGAGGAGGACCTCGGCCTGGTGATCTCCTCGCGTCCCCTCGAACCGGTGAGCACCTGA
- a CDS encoding coproporphyrinogen-III oxidase family protein: protein MSITTTTTSMPFWKEYPERDSEWVRQYPTKHVPVNEEEVFTRKPMGVYVHIPFCNRLCFSCPYIKHQTDRDLTRTYLDALKTEITNYAERPYIQDHVITLGYIGGGTPTALTAPQLDDLLGHMFSSFNVEEGADFSIETTPVDISERKATVLLERGIRRISLGVQTFVPEELKNIGRPNDPEMLKESIRLLRRCGFENINIDLMHGINGQTMESWEHSLDVAIDLGVTCISFYTYMEFAQISTKRRKLPPVPEKAVVDDMFLFAAEKLSKAGFLGYYGDCFAKPGHQPKYGETSWSEDIPIIPLGPTATGHLRDHWYFNEPDIGRYIQTVMEGRLPISMGKHITKSESIRRSMVLGVKAGRVNRERFRRIHGVDFMEMFRAEIDDLIEKELITADENGIEVTGPKGWYYLDNISKAFYSPEFRRYPQHLGADISNFISSRPIPLQLTTRPKDEEAGCDHH from the coding sequence ATGAGCATCACCACCACGACCACGAGCATGCCGTTCTGGAAGGAGTACCCGGAGCGCGACAGCGAGTGGGTGCGTCAGTACCCCACCAAGCACGTGCCGGTGAACGAGGAGGAGGTGTTCACGCGCAAGCCCATGGGCGTGTACGTCCACATCCCCTTCTGCAACCGGCTCTGCTTCAGCTGCCCGTACATCAAGCACCAGACCGACCGGGACCTGACTCGTACCTACCTGGACGCGCTGAAGACGGAGATCACCAACTACGCCGAGCGGCCCTACATCCAGGACCACGTCATCACCCTCGGCTACATCGGCGGCGGCACCCCGACCGCGCTCACCGCCCCCCAACTCGACGACCTGCTGGGCCACATGTTCAGCAGCTTCAATGTCGAGGAGGGCGCGGACTTCTCCATCGAGACCACCCCCGTCGACATCAGCGAGCGCAAGGCCACCGTCCTGCTGGAACGCGGCATACGGCGCATCAGCCTCGGGGTGCAGACCTTCGTCCCGGAGGAACTGAAGAACATCGGCCGCCCGAACGACCCGGAGATGCTCAAGGAGAGCATCCGGCTGCTGCGCCGGTGCGGCTTCGAGAACATCAACATCGACCTGATGCACGGCATCAACGGCCAGACGATGGAGAGCTGGGAGCACAGCCTCGACGTCGCCATCGACCTCGGGGTCACCTGCATCTCGTTCTACACGTACATGGAGTTCGCGCAGATCTCCACCAAGCGCAGGAAGCTGCCGCCGGTCCCGGAGAAGGCCGTGGTCGACGACATGTTCCTGTTCGCCGCGGAGAAGCTCTCCAAGGCCGGCTTCCTGGGCTACTACGGCGACTGCTTCGCCAAACCCGGCCACCAGCCCAAGTACGGCGAGACGTCGTGGAGCGAGGACATCCCCATCATCCCGCTCGGCCCCACCGCCACCGGGCACCTGCGCGACCACTGGTACTTCAACGAGCCCGACATCGGCCGCTACATCCAGACGGTGATGGAGGGCCGGCTGCCGATCTCCATGGGCAAGCACATCACGAAGTCGGAGTCGATCCGGCGGTCGATGGTGCTGGGCGTCAAGGCCGGGCGGGTCAACCGGGAGCGCTTCCGCCGGATCCACGGCGTCGACTTCATGGAGATGTTCCGCGCCGAGATCGACGACCTGATCGAGAAGGAACTCATCACCGCCGACGAGAACGGCATCGAGGTGACCGGCCCCAAGGGCTGGTACTACCTGGACAACATCTCCAAGGCGTTCTACTCGCCGGAGTTCCGGCGCTACCCGCAGCACCTGGGAGCGGACATCTCCAACTTCATCTCCAGCCGGCCGATCCCCCTGCAGCTCACCACGCGCCCCAAGGACGAGGAGGCCGGCTGTGACCACCACTGA
- a CDS encoding ABC transporter ATP-binding protein: MADTPTTAAPVLSVSRLDHRVSPDFALRSLTFSVNAGEGVAIIGTNGAGKTTLIRLVAGLLRPSGGEVRICGTPPRRWGQVGRHIGYVQQAKDLPDGVSVETYVKHQLKLRRADPGRYEELIALADLERYRHQYVRSLSGGSQRKLHVICAVAHRPDLLILDEPTTGLDPTARETLLELLGSLKKDGVGVLFASHHRDELVALADSVVVLHQGRQIKDASLDAVTRWGERSSLILEAFTESHLERLQDWAGQEAQSGGPVRSVRAADQGVRLDLSDGDHQGTLAEVVARAHAAGLALRSASYFQPTLADVVRSIVDQVEPEDIA, translated from the coding sequence ATGGCTGACACCCCGACCACCGCGGCGCCGGTCCTGTCGGTCTCCCGGCTCGACCACCGCGTGAGCCCCGACTTCGCCCTGCGCTCCCTCACCTTCTCGGTGAACGCAGGCGAGGGCGTGGCCATCATCGGCACCAACGGCGCTGGCAAGACCACACTGATCCGGCTCGTCGCCGGGCTGCTGCGCCCGTCGGGCGGCGAGGTGCGCATCTGCGGCACCCCGCCCCGCCGCTGGGGGCAGGTCGGCCGCCACATCGGGTACGTCCAGCAGGCCAAGGACCTCCCGGACGGCGTCAGCGTGGAGACGTACGTCAAACACCAGCTCAAGCTCCGGCGGGCCGACCCCGGCCGGTACGAGGAGCTGATCGCCCTGGCCGACCTGGAGCGGTACCGCCACCAATACGTGCGCAGCCTCTCCGGTGGCAGCCAGCGCAAGCTGCACGTCATCTGCGCCGTGGCGCACCGCCCCGACCTGCTGATCCTCGACGAGCCGACCACGGGCCTGGACCCGACGGCCCGCGAGACGCTGCTGGAGCTGCTGGGGAGCCTCAAGAAGGACGGCGTCGGCGTGCTGTTCGCCAGCCATCACCGCGACGAACTGGTCGCGCTGGCCGACTCGGTCGTGGTGCTTCACCAGGGCCGCCAGATCAAGGACGCCTCGCTCGACGCCGTCACCCGGTGGGGCGAGCGCTCCAGCCTGATCCTGGAGGCCTTCACCGAATCCCACCTCGAGCGGCTCCAGGACTGGGCCGGGCAGGAGGCGCAGTCCGGCGGCCCGGTCCGGTCCGTCCGCGCCGCCGACCAGGGCGTGCGGCTCGACCTGTCCGACGGCGACCACCAAGGCACCCTGGCCGAGGTGGTCGCCCGGGCCCACGCCGCCGGCCTCGCACTGCGCTCCGCGTCCTACTTCCAGCCCACTCTGGCGGACGTCGTCCGTTCCATCGTCGACCAAGTCGAACCGGAGGACATCGCATGA
- a CDS encoding ABC transporter permease, whose protein sequence is MQPESGWLGDVLGLVVMDMRQFFDNRLFAVSTLLTSVSMVLAFGAATDQMVSPAPTAANYFGFVFPGIIGAGIMFSCTYTVGYTVIIDRNRRTIEDLILSPLSYSGFLLARIVGVVLKCLFQFVLVLLLGVGVFDARIESVPLFVLGFFTACTAFAGLGILIATYTNEISFPAVVNIIVIPLMYFAGIFFPLENLGTLGDVFARLPLSVHVDIFRAATSPDVSATGASVLAVAYSFLALSIAAWAFRRRIGHG, encoded by the coding sequence ATGCAGCCGGAGTCCGGCTGGCTCGGCGACGTGCTCGGGCTGGTCGTGATGGACATGCGGCAGTTCTTCGACAACCGCCTGTTCGCGGTGTCGACGCTGCTGACGTCGGTGTCGATGGTGCTGGCCTTCGGGGCCGCGACCGACCAGATGGTGAGCCCGGCCCCGACGGCCGCCAACTACTTCGGCTTCGTCTTCCCCGGCATCATCGGGGCCGGCATCATGTTCAGCTGCACCTACACCGTCGGCTACACGGTCATCATCGACCGCAACCGCCGCACGATCGAGGACCTGATCCTCTCGCCCCTGTCGTACTCCGGGTTCCTGCTCGCCCGGATCGTCGGTGTCGTACTCAAGTGCCTGTTCCAGTTCGTGCTGGTGCTCCTGCTCGGCGTCGGGGTCTTCGACGCCCGGATCGAGTCGGTGCCGCTGTTCGTCCTGGGCTTCTTCACCGCGTGCACGGCCTTCGCGGGGCTCGGGATCCTCATCGCGACGTACACCAACGAGATCTCGTTCCCTGCCGTCGTGAACATCATCGTCATCCCGCTCATGTACTTCGCCGGGATCTTCTTCCCGCTCGAGAACCTCGGGACGCTCGGCGACGTCTTCGCCAGGCTCCCCCTCTCGGTGCACGTCGACATCTTCCGCGCCGCCACCTCGCCCGACGTCTCGGCCACCGGAGCATCGGTGCTGGCGGTGGCCTACTCGTTCCTGGCCCTCTCCATCGCGGCCTGGGCCTTCCGTAGGAGGATCGGCCATGGCTGA
- a CDS encoding carbon-nitrogen hydrolase family protein — protein MSLFRGARTRLAALQLRIEPGQRDENLARAAKLLSTAREREADLACLPATFATGLNFPTLRTDATTEDGPVVEFLAEQARTLGMHIAAGVLLSAGRDVFDAAVLVGPGGDPLGWYHRACVWAGESEYISTGSPGEVIDTPVGRIGLQVSYDLRFPEAGRQYLAQDADLVVCVANLFGPFSHPVRSLCRARAADNECALVFASGVGENRFANMTYVGRSMIVDGLVQDAREDRDADILAEADPGSQEAVIHADVHWRQRRKVRAGLPFHDDLRSTWTTNHGGPA, from the coding sequence ATGAGCCTCTTCCGCGGCGCCCGCACCCGGCTCGCCGCCCTGCAACTGCGGATCGAGCCCGGACAGCGGGACGAGAACCTCGCACGAGCCGCCAAGCTGCTGTCCACCGCACGGGAACGCGAGGCCGACCTGGCGTGCCTGCCGGCGACGTTCGCCACCGGCCTGAACTTCCCGACGCTGCGCACCGACGCCACCACCGAGGACGGCCCGGTCGTCGAGTTCCTCGCCGAGCAGGCCCGCACCCTCGGCATGCACATCGCAGCGGGCGTGCTCCTGTCGGCCGGACGGGACGTCTTCGACGCGGCCGTGCTCGTCGGCCCCGGCGGCGACCCGCTCGGCTGGTACCACCGCGCCTGCGTGTGGGCGGGCGAGTCCGAGTACATCTCCACCGGCTCGCCCGGCGAGGTGATCGACACACCCGTCGGGCGGATCGGACTCCAGGTCAGCTACGACCTGCGCTTCCCGGAGGCCGGCCGGCAGTACCTCGCCCAGGACGCCGACCTCGTCGTCTGCGTGGCCAACCTCTTCGGACCGTTCTCGCACCCGGTGCGCTCCCTGTGCCGTGCCCGGGCCGCCGACAACGAGTGCGCGCTGGTCTTCGCCAGCGGGGTGGGGGAGAACCGCTTCGCGAACATGACCTACGTCGGCCGCAGCATGATCGTCGACGGTCTGGTGCAGGACGCCCGCGAGGACCGGGACGCCGACATCCTCGCCGAGGCCGACCCGGGCAGCCAGGAGGCCGTGATCCACGCGGACGTGCACTGGCGCCAGCGGCGCAAGGTCCGCGCCGGGCTGCCGTTCCACGACGACCTGCGCTCGACCTGGACCACGAACCACGGGGGGCCCGCCTGA
- the mfnA gene encoding tyrosine decarboxylase MfnA, with protein sequence MRASGAPASDVRRRIATELADDVPWNRVLNSICTEPHPLGVEMASAAAHTNLGDVRIFRGTKRIERRVVRLLLDLMGNPGGSGSLVSGGTEANLIALLVARESARARGWLTDRPEVVVSSTVHFSFTKIFGLLGLTPVVVPVDDSLRLPAGEVARRIGEHTVAVVATAGSSEFGVVDAVDEIGPVVAGRDVHLHVDAATGGFIIPFARELGHDLPQFDFSVDGVDSITIDPHKYGLANVPAGAILFRGAQDAGRFAVDSFFIDTPVHNTLLGTRPGAAAVSTYAVLEHLGRDGFRDLTRTNFEVTQYLVDGLRAAGHELFAEPQLNIVVVRMPHAVRISQLLESKGWIVSTSKRFGETLRLVVTRHVTPAMVDEFLPVLERACKEVAAEAAPR encoded by the coding sequence ATGCGTGCCTCCGGCGCTCCCGCCTCCGACGTCCGACGACGGATCGCGACGGAGCTGGCAGACGACGTGCCGTGGAACCGAGTGCTCAATTCCATCTGCACCGAACCCCATCCGCTGGGAGTGGAGATGGCGTCCGCCGCGGCGCACACCAACCTCGGCGACGTGCGCATCTTCCGCGGCACCAAGCGGATCGAGCGCAGGGTCGTCCGGCTGCTGCTCGACCTGATGGGCAACCCCGGCGGGTCGGGGAGTCTGGTGTCCGGAGGAACCGAGGCGAACCTGATCGCGCTGCTCGTGGCCCGCGAGTCGGCGCGCGCCCGGGGCTGGCTGACCGACCGGCCCGAAGTGGTCGTCAGCAGCACCGTGCACTTCTCCTTCACCAAGATCTTCGGCCTGCTGGGGCTGACCCCGGTCGTCGTGCCGGTCGACGACTCCCTGCGGTTGCCGGCCGGTGAGGTGGCCCGGCGCATCGGCGAACACACCGTCGCGGTCGTCGCGACCGCGGGCAGCAGCGAGTTCGGTGTGGTCGACGCGGTCGACGAGATCGGTCCGGTGGTGGCGGGACGGGACGTGCACCTGCACGTGGACGCGGCCACCGGCGGCTTCATCATCCCGTTCGCCCGTGAACTCGGCCACGACCTGCCCCAGTTCGACTTCAGCGTCGACGGCGTCGACTCGATCACCATCGACCCGCACAAGTACGGACTGGCCAACGTCCCGGCCGGGGCGATCCTGTTCCGGGGCGCCCAGGACGCCGGGCGCTTCGCGGTCGACTCGTTCTTCATCGACACGCCGGTGCACAACACCCTGCTCGGCACCCGCCCGGGCGCCGCCGCGGTGTCGACCTACGCGGTGCTGGAGCACCTCGGGCGGGACGGTTTCCGCGACCTCACCCGGACCAACTTCGAGGTGACGCAGTACCTGGTGGACGGATTGCGCGCCGCCGGGCACGAGCTGTTCGCCGAACCGCAGCTGAACATCGTGGTGGTCAGGATGCCGCACGCGGTCCGCATCTCGCAGCTGCTGGAGTCGAAGGGCTGGATCGTCTCCACCTCGAAGCGCTTCGGCGAAACCCTGCGGCTGGTCGTCACCCGGCACGTGACACCCGCGATGGTGGACGAGTTCCTCCCGGTGCTGGAGCGGGCGTGCAAGGAAGTCGCGGCCGAGGCGGCGCCACGATGA